The DNA window ATCGATCTGTCGTCCGAGCTCGGCTTCGATCGACGTCGCCCGCGCCGCGATGTCTGGCGGGTAGGCGGCAGCCCGGAGGTTGATGCCGAACCCGAGCACGATGTACTCGAGCGAGGTGCCCTGCGCCGCTCCTTCCGCAAGAATGCCCGCCAGTTTCCGCCCGGCCACCATCAGATCGTTGGGCCATTTGATCTCGGCCACAAGACCGGTCGCCTCGCGAATCGCGTCGGCCAGGGCCACCCCCGCCATCAGCGTGAGCAGCGACGAGCGGGGCCCCGCCGTCGTCGGACGATCCGGACGAACGATGGCGGAGACGTAGAGCCCGGCCCCCGGGGGCGAGCACCAGGTCCGGCCGTGCCGGCCGCGGCCGGCGATCTGCGTCTCCGCCACGACGGTGGTGCCTTCGCCAGCTCCTGCCTCCGCCAATCGGGCTGCGACGTCGTTGGTTGACGTCACCTCGGGCACGTAGACGATCGGCGAACCGAACCGGCCCCGTTCGGATCGTGACCACGCCAGCGCCTCCGCGATGTCGTGTGGCAGATCGGCGGCGTGAGCCGGATCAACGGGATCGAAGTTCAAAGGTCATGTCTGCGGCTGGAGCCGAATCGATCAGCGCGCCGATCGAGACGAAGTCCGCCCCGTCGGATGCCAGCTCTGCGACCCGCTCCAGTGAAATCTGGCCAGACACCTCGATGCGGGCTCGTCCGCGACACTGCTGCATGACGTGCCGGAGCTCCTCGCTCGATGCCCCCGTGAACAGCAGCACCGCCGCACCGGCCGCCAGGGCCTCGGCGGCCTGGGCCGACGTCGACACTTCGACCTGCACCGGTGTGTCTGGACCGGACGCCCGCGCGCGCTTGACGGCCGCGTCGATGCCGCCGGCGAACCGAATATGGCTGGCCTTGAGAATCAGCCCCTCGTCGAGCGCCAGCCGGCCGTTCTCGCCTCCACCCACCCGTACCGCGTACTTCTGAAGCGGCCGCAGGAGCGGCAGGGTCTTCCGCGTGTCGGCGATCACCACGCGGCCGCCCGCGGCGTCCACGAACCGCCGCGTCAACGTGGCGACGCCCGACAGGTGCCGGACGATGTTCAGCGCGGTCCGCTCAGCCGTCAGCATCGGCGCCGCCAGTCCGTTGAGAATCATGATCCGATCCCCTGGCTGGCACCACTCGCCGTCCGGCCGGCGCGAGACCACGGCGACGGCGGGGTCCAGCTGGCGGAAGACCTCGAGCGCGACCTCGATGCCGGCCAGTACGGCGGGCGAGCGCGTCAGCAGCACGCCTTCGGCGAACGCGTCGGGAGGGATGATGGCCTGCACGGTCGCATCGCCCCAACCCAAGTCTTCGGCGAGGCTTCGCCGGACGAAGTCACGGTACAGAGCGATCTCGATCGGTTCAATCATCACCGGCCGAACTCCGCGAGCTGCGCTTCGAGTTTCTGCCGCCGCTCCGCGATCTGGGCGGCGCGCGAGTGGGTGTCCTGAACAACCGACGCCGGGGCGCGCTCCACGAAGCTCGCCGTTCCGAGCTTGCGCGCGATCGACTCGGCCTCACGAGCCAGTCCCGCGAGTTCCTTCCTGATCTTCTCGATCTCGGCCTGCGGGTCCACGATCCCCGCCAACGGCACGAAGATGTGCGCGTGTTCGAGCACGCGCTTGACGGTATCGGCGCCGGGCGCCACGTCGCCCCTGAACTCGATGGACGCGAGGCCAGCCAGTTGCCGAAGATAGGGCGCATACTGCTCGAGCATGGCCCGGGAGTGCGGATCGGTCTCGTCGATCATGACGGTGATCTTCCGCGACGGCGGCACGCTCCGTTCGGATCGCACGGTGCGGATCGTCGTCACCACCTGTTGCATGTAGGCGACGTCGGCTTCGGCCGACGCGTCGGCCCACCCGGGACACGCCGTCGGAAAGGCCGCTAGCGTCACGGCGGCGGGATCGTCCGATCGTTTCGGCAGCTTCTGCCAGATCTCCTCGGTGATGAACGGGATGAACGGGTGCAGCAACCGCATCAACCGGTCGTGGACCTCGACCAGCACTGCGACCGCCGCGTCGCGCACGGGCCCCGTCTGTTGCAGATCGATCTTCACGAACTCGATGTACCAGTCGGCGAACTCATGCCAGAAGAAGTGGTACAGCCGATCGCACGCGTGATCGAACCGGTACGTGGTGAGCGCGTCGTCGACGTCGATGGCCAGCCGGCTGACGCCACTCAACATCCACCGGTGAATGACGTGCAGGTCCTGAGACGCCGGCAGCGCCGGACGCGCGGGCAGATCGCCGATGTTCATCAGCAGGAAGCGCGACGCGTTCCAGATCTTGTTGATGAACTGCCGGTACCCGGTCATCCGCCCTTCGGACAGCGGAATGTCCATGCCGGGCGACGCCATCGCCGCCAGCGTGAACCGCAGGGCGTCGGCCCCGATGTCGTCCATGACCGACAGAGGGTCAACCACGTTGCCCTTCGACTTGCTCATCTTCTGACCGCGCTCGTCGCGTACGAGTCCCGTGATGTACACCGTGTGGAACGGCACATCACCCCCGAACTTGAGACCGAGCATGATCATCCGCGCGACCCAGAAGAAGATGATGTCGAACCCGGTCAACATCAGCGTCGTCGGGTAGTAGCGGGCCAGGTCGGCGGTCTTGTCCGGCCAGCCCAGCGTGCTGAACGGCCAGAGCCCGGAACTGAACCACGTGTCGAGCACGTCGGTGTCCTGGCGCAGGACGGATCCG is part of the Acidobacteriota bacterium genome and encodes:
- a CDS encoding valine--tRNA ligase; this encodes MSELPKAFDHRDVDARWYSFWESIGAFRADPASGKPAFSMVLPPPNVTGSLHMGHALNHTMPDIIARWKRMQGYDVLWLPGTDHAGIATQNVVEKQLAQEKKTRHDLGREAFEARVWEWVKVSHAIITEQMRKLGDSVDWSRERFTLDPGLTRAVRREFVSLYREGLIYRDKYIVNWCPRCRTALSDLEVQHRESDGKLYFIRYARAGGGAGVTVATTRPETMLGDTAIAVNPDDERYRHLVGARVVLPVIGRVLPIVADAFVDPAFGTGAVKVTPAHDPNDFAMGQRHSLPSVSVIDEDGNMTAEAGPYAGQDRFKARKALVDRLQGEGVLEKIVEHRHAVGHCDRCGTVVEPLVSKQWFVKIGPLAADAIRAVEEGRVVFLPDNWTKTYFEWMTNIHDWCISRQLWWGHRIPAWYCDACGETTVAEDDPSVCRCGSVLRQDTDVLDTWFSSGLWPFSTLGWPDKTADLARYYPTTLMLTGFDIIFFWVARMIMLGLKFGGDVPFHTVYITGLVRDERGQKMSKSKGNVVDPLSVMDDIGADALRFTLAAMASPGMDIPLSEGRMTGYRQFINKIWNASRFLLMNIGDLPARPALPASQDLHVIHRWMLSGVSRLAIDVDDALTTYRFDHACDRLYHFFWHEFADWYIEFVKIDLQQTGPVRDAAVAVLVEVHDRLMRLLHPFIPFITEEIWQKLPKRSDDPAAVTLAAFPTACPGWADASAEADVAYMQQVVTTIRTVRSERSVPPSRKITVMIDETDPHSRAMLEQYAPYLRQLAGLASIEFRGDVAPGADTVKRVLEHAHIFVPLAGIVDPQAEIEKIRKELAGLAREAESIARKLGTASFVERAPASVVQDTHSRAAQIAERRQKLEAQLAEFGR
- a CDS encoding biotin--[acetyl-CoA-carboxylase] ligase, which produces MNFDPVDPAHAADLPHDIAEALAWSRSERGRFGSPIVYVPEVTSTNDVAARLAEAGAGEGTTVVAETQIAGRGRHGRTWCSPPGAGLYVSAIVRPDRPTTAGPRSSLLTLMAGVALADAIREATGLVAEIKWPNDLMVAGRKLAGILAEGAAQGTSLEYIVLGFGINLRAAAYPPDIAARATSIEAELGRQIDRGALLARSLVQLSRVRAAMAGNRTSAVIDRWRQLAPSADGSPVEWQTGEGVRRGLTAGVDDGGALLINVAGTIERATAGEITWL
- the nadC gene encoding carboxylating nicotinate-nucleotide diphosphorylase, translating into MIEPIEIALYRDFVRRSLAEDLGWGDATVQAIIPPDAFAEGVLLTRSPAVLAGIEVALEVFRQLDPAVAVVSRRPDGEWCQPGDRIMILNGLAAPMLTAERTALNIVRHLSGVATLTRRFVDAAGGRVVIADTRKTLPLLRPLQKYAVRVGGGENGRLALDEGLILKASHIRFAGGIDAAVKRARASGPDTPVQVEVSTSAQAAEALAAGAAVLLFTGASSEELRHVMQQCRGRARIEVSGQISLERVAELASDGADFVSIGALIDSAPAADMTFELRSR